The sequence below is a genomic window from Wyeomyia smithii strain HCP4-BCI-WySm-NY-G18 chromosome 1, ASM2978416v1, whole genome shotgun sequence.
caataaaaaacataaaaacttttccgaataaagtatatcactaaaatcaaattggaagacgctattaatttttcgcacgaaatcagcaaaataaaacactgtgcaatgtaGCGTGAAGGAACATTACATCATCCCCCATACTAAAATGAGTGAAAACCTTAAATTTGCATTCTGTGATAATCCTTAATTTCTTCAACATTTTATTAGGAGTTTGATGAATGTAATTTCTgatatattttgtattttttgttatgGCACATTTGTGACCactttttttgccatttttaatttttttaaatgctcatattttttttttcaacattacgACCTTAtttatgttgtttttaaatgtttatttCGCCTATTTGCCAACGTCTTTAGAATTGTTTTTGGCCATTTCCAGATTATTTTCGGCCATTTTACTATTAAACGTTTTTGGATCATTCCATTTCTTGgtcatttttttaatctttttggAGTTGTTTGGTGACCATTTTTCATCGTAAATCTTAATAAACTAATTTTGTAACTTGATaagtttttacatttttaaacaaaattttatccagttctgtttttcatgaTAGGATATCTTTCTATCGATTTTTAGATCATTTTGCAATCAATATTCAatcatcagttttttttaaatgtttttttttctcttgtaacCGCTTTTTGCTATTTTTACATCCACTTTTGATCGTTGTTATGAACATATGATTGTTATTTATTTTCCCGAACATTTTTTAATCATCATATGTCTgttgttttgtctttttttggcTACTGTTTTTttacagttgtttttttttttacattttcttcaattttttagcAATTCATGGTTtattgttgataattttttgaTCATTGTCAACCACTTTTTGAAGTGTGGCAACCAActaaactggtctagattcaatcctagctgacaccgggagatttcctgaggcgaaaaatctctgggatcacgccttccatcgcatgaggaagtaaagccgttggcgccggtccgttaataaacgggtcgtgagttagggtcctgggtgtggagtcgcctccctgggcgtcggtgattggccacaacagtggcggaactagaccgaggGAAAATAagcgggaataaaaaaaaaaaacactttttgatCATTTTATGAATCTCGTTTTTGACTTTGCAATGTTATCATCTTTTAAATTTATTAGTGACtatttgtaaattttttataacgtttgatatttctagctattttccttttttcgttcaatatttttttacaatttgttgttttttttggcTAATTATTCCAATACTTACAGACCATTTTTCGATTATGTTCTACTGTTTCGTATTTAAAATGTTCAGAAAAAGCGAGAAATATCATAAAAGCTCCCACTGTAAATAGCTTGAAGCGATGATAATATGCTTCAAATGTTGCAAAAACCGAAATATGAAGGAAAGTTTCTCAGGAATTTATTCAACTTGAGAGTACCATAAAAATTAactatttcaattttattgatcTCCAACTGACAGTAGATTATTTAATCATTTCTAACGTTCATCTCTTCTCTTCTTTTCCAGAGGAAAATACGGCATCGTCCGCCGGGCGGTCGACAAAAAGACCGGCATCAACTATGCAGCAAAGTTCCTCCGTCGTCGACGCCGGGGCCAGTGCTGCGCCAAAGAAATCAACCACGAGATAGCGGTGCTGATGCTGTGCGCCAACTCACAACACATCGTTCGGCTGCACGCCGTCCACGAGACCCGCTCGGAGACGGCACTGATTCTTGAACTGTAAGTTACGATCCGATCTAATTTTGCTTCTAGCTTGACTAATTTTCGTATTTATAGGGCCACCGGAGGTGAACTGCAGACTCTGATCGACAGCAAAGGACAGCTTTCGGAAGCGAAAACACGAACCTGTATGCGAGAGATCCTGCGTGCCCTGAACCATCTCCACAAGCAGTCCATCGCACATCTCGACCTCAAGCCACAGAATATTCTGCTCAGCGGGGAGGATGTTGAAGGTTAgttatttttcttaaatttttattcTGATTCataacatgtttcttttcagcTGGACTCAAACTATGCGACTTCGGTATCGCACGTATCGTCGAGGATACGGGCAAGATATACGAGATTCTGGGCACCCCGGACTACGTGGCCCCCGAGGTGCTGCACTACGAGCCCCTGTCGCTGCGGACCGACATCTGGTCGATCGGGGTGCTGGCGTACGTGCTGCTGACCGGCTGCTCGCCCTTCGGCGGCGACAACAAGCAGGAAACGTTCCTCAACATTACCAAATGTTTGCTCACCTTCCCGGAGGACCTGTTCGAGGAGGTGTCCCAGGATGCGATCGATTTTATCAAGTGTGCGCTTCGAATTAAGCCGAAGTGAgttgaatttttgtttgttcattTTAGGATGAGTGATTAAATGTGACGATTTTTGTTGCAGGGAGCGCCCTTCCGTACAGGAATGTCTCGAGCATCGGTGGCTCAAAGAGGACAGCATATGCGAGACGAGTGAAAAGCTGGCGACATCGGTTATCATGCAACTGCAGTCGGACGTTTCGGAATCGATCTCCTGCGCCTCGATTGTCTCCATTGTCGAGGAGGCAATTCTACCGGAGGAGCAGCAGCTTGTTGAGGTGGTGTTTATCAACGGCCACAGTCACAGCAATGGTTCGGATGTTCCTGAAGAACCGGAGCAGCAGCCATCCGCCGATGAGGAAGACGATGAAGCCGAAACCAACAAGGAGAATGTCCTAGTGCAAAGCACTGTCCAGTCGCAGACTGCCGTGGTGGAGATCGTCAGTGTTTCCTTATTTCCGGACGCTCCAACCACTCCAAAAGTCAGCAGAAAAGCGCCACCTTCCGAGCAGCAGCAGAACGGTCAGCTAATTCACCACAACGGTCACcaccaccatcatcatcatcttcagcAGCATAACATCCATCATCACGCCAAcagcaataacaacaacaacaacaatgtgGTTAATGGTAAACAAACCACAAACGGTCACACGACCCCGAACACCACACAGACATCGACGACGACGGCGAGTTCTCCCTCAGTCAAAGCCTACGTACAAAAGTtccagcaacaacagcagcaggaaTCGACGACGGCAGTGATGCTACCGATGGAGAACGGTTTCTGCGCCGCAGCGGCCGCCACCCTGTGCTGTCTCAAGTGCAGCGAGGAGACGAGCACCGGGGCGGCAGCCGCTGGGCTGGCCGTAGCCGTTGCCACGGTAGCCACCCGGAAGACGCTCCAGTGCGGCGACAAGGGTATCATCTGCTGAGAACCGGCTCCCGGCGGGAGGCCCCTCGCTGGCAAAAGCTAGTAGTAGTAGTATTAAAGTCACAGTAGAGAGAGATCGCGCGGACGCTTCTGCTGCGCAGAACTCGTACTTAATGGAAGTCAAAGTGAAGTGAAAGCCACAAACTCGACACACACATCCACAATCAGGCAGGGGAAGAGGTTCGATTAGTGTCCAACACAACAcaatacacacatacagaaacaCCAACATTATTAGTATACCTACAACAGTTACTGAACAGTGTTAGGCTTCGATGGTCGTTCGATGCGATTTTTGTAAATATGTAGGATCACAAAAAGCGTTCGTGAGCttttgtttatatattttaaGCATAGTAAGAAACAGCTAGCCCATTACTATTATTAATATCGTATTTGTTTTTAGATATTTCCTAAAAGAGGTAGTATATTTTCGAGTCGAGCCTTCGTTCTCGATTCGATTTGAAAGAAAAAGGAAGAAACTGATACAACGAGCGAGAGTGAACTGGAAATCTCTGTTCtgagaaccagaaccagaaaaaGTAGCAAACAAATCGCGATCGTAGAAGGGAACCAAGTTCTGCTGAACAGCCGGCTGGTTGATGTCATTTAGAGAGAATTGGAAGCATTTCTTGTTTGGTTTTTAGTGGCCTTGGAATTATCCTGTAGTCAATAAATCTCGTTTTGTTGAATGCATTTTCTGGGTCCGCGCGTATGTCTGCAGAGAGTTTGAACGATTGTTCGAAGCTTCTGGAAGCAAAAGTTAGTAGCATGAGTTTGTACATTTTGTTTGTCTGGGTGCTGCGTGCAAGAGGAAGCTGATCGAGCTTTCAGAATACCTAatacgaaaaattttatttaacacTAGACTAGGTTTAAGTTTTAGCAACGTTCCCACCTGAAGGTGGGAAACCgctttttaacttatttttttttcggcatCCCCACTTGCTTGGGTAAGATAAAAACGCGCGCATAGAAACTAGACCCACCTACCCCCGTTTTTTCCGCTGTCCACTTCCAACCTAAAAACTCTGGTACACATTTCGTACTAACGCGGAAGGAAGTTCTTACTGTGAGTAAACGTAAGAGAGTATAGGCACTACTTAAGATAGTCAAATTTCCTTTCCCCCAGCACTTCTCCAGCGCCTGTGCCTGTGTAAATATGAAACTAATTGTAAGCGAGTTCTTCTTTCTAGCTGCTAGTAAGTTCCAGTCGTTAGTTTTATTCGCCACTTTTGTTTTTTTACAAATGCTTTTTCTTACCCAAACGcccctgtttttttttaaatttttaaattgtgtGCGGAGCTCAGAAGACCCGGTTTCGGTGTCTTTTTTGTTCTGAAACGCGGGAGAAATacacgaaaaagaaaaaaacgcgCCGGAGTCTGTGTGGATCGCTGGCTGTCCAGCTGTGAGTACAAATGCGAATTTGTGGATTTGAATGAATAGATTATTGTACATTATGAAATAAACCACGGATTTCTTTCACTGTTCCACTAGAGCAACCGAAATGGTCCGATTTACACTAACCTAAAAACACGGTTTATTGCACTTTAAAATCTAACTTATATTTAAGAAAAATCACGATCAAACCAAGTCAGAAGGTGAGGAAATCAGCGGAGCGGCCATCTCCGGGTGGTAACCTTCGATCGTGGGAGTTGTCAGTGGCAAGCAGGATACACTTTTTGACAGGTTGATACTGTAACCGTTAAATCCATGTCCGGCTGAATGGCACAGGGCCGCACTTCTGTTCATCTGTTCCGTTCCTTCCACCATGTTCAGCACTGTTTCGATAATTTCCTCCTGCTGTACGGCCGGTAGTTTGGCCACCCGTTTTCCAATCGCTTTGAACAGTTCGATAGTTTCCATTGTGGTGATTTCTCTCAAACTAAAACCGCTTTCGTCGCACTCTTCTTGTTTTAAAGGAAACAATCCGATTGTTTACCTATCGAAAGAACGCTTCCAACCGTCGATTCCGCTTCGTCAGGATTTCCAACACAAACACAACCGTGGCCAGCAGTAGTCCCATCGCGTAGAAAACGTACCCGCTAAACAAATGTCCGTTGGTCAGTACCGTCATGCGCTGGTCGTTTAAGCTGGTAGTCAGGTAGCGCTTGTTGAGATTTTCTCTCCtccacttttcggtgattcccGCCTGGACGATTCGTCCAATCCAAACGCTAAACCTCGGCACCAGCGGTGACGATCGCTGGAAGTAAACGCTGTAGTGGAAGCTTAACACATTCTCATCgcaaatccgaaaattcaaccGAAATGGATTTTGTCGATTAAAATCTACGATTACCTCCGGTAGGGTAATCATTGCAATCCGCTTCTGAGATTTGATCACGCGCTCGAATCCTTCCCGGTATTCATCGTCGCTATAGAACAGTAGTTTATCATGGTAATGGAAAGAGCCTTCAAAAAGAAGCCTCTTCAGATTCTGTGTCACTCCCAGTTGGTATCCGCCGTGTACCAAGGCCTCCAAAGAACTGATATCGGTCAGAGGTTCCCGCTCCGTTAGATAACCAATCATAAAACACTTGTAACTCTCTCGAATGATCAGTCCGTAGTACAGCCAAAGAAACAACAGGAAGCGAAAGAAATTCCCTCTGGGAATTCTCGGCAGAGAATCTCCTATGATCACCCGGAATAACGCCAGCAGAGGGTAACGATCGAAACGTCCAACTGGAGAGTGATTCAAACCAAAAATCACTCCATAAACGACCACCAAACTAACCACCACCAGGATCCAAACAAGCCACTGAAAAGGCTTGACCAACTGCTCCAGTGAGGACACCGCAGCCAGTTCCTCCGGAACAACAAACACAAATTGCGTCTGCCAGTAGGGGGACGAAGCGCTTGCAAATTTCCCCAGCTCCGGATACGGAACGTATCCTCCGATCGTCAGCTCCGCTGCTCCCTGGAGCAGCATCCTAATAGCACCGTCAGCGGAACCATTCGGTTTGATCACACCCCAAGCAACACCATCAACGGGAGATCTAACCTCGATTCCGAACTCCATGCGATGTGCTACAAGCTGCAACAGCTGCCCCTCCGTCCCACCAACGCTACCATTCTCAACAATGATCATTGGTTTCCTAGTGAAGGTCACAACCCTCACCGAACAGCCGTAGCAACTCcgcacttcattgttaaacaaaTAATCAAACTTCCCCAGTTCATAAATCCCATCTCTACAACGATCCACAACCACAGGCTCCACACACTGACAGCACCCAGGTCGAAATGGTTGATATCCCATCACCACCACATCCGCTTGAGCTTCACTCAACAACACCACCCTGGTCACACGCATGGCCCAAAAACGCTCCAGTATCATCCTTCCATCCAACGAATTCCCTCGCTGTAGAACCACCACAAAATAACCCCGAAAATCTATATTCTTCCGCTCGATAGCATCCGCACCGAGCAGAAATTCTTCCTCACGATCAACGAACCAAACCACCAGCTGGCGGTGGTTGAAATCCCTCGACTGGCCGTAGTGAATGAGATTCCAGGTCCTTAGTGATTGTGATTGGTTTGCGAACAATTCCGCCAAAGGCGGAAAATCTTTGGAGTCTGCAAATAAATTAATCTGATGGTGAAAGTTGGCACTCGTACTGTTGATCAGTGTTGCCAAACAGAGAGCCAGTTCGGTTGGGCGTTcggtggtgattggttgaagCGAATACCCGAAGCAAATTTGCAAGGTGATAACCAACAATCGAAAAAGCTTCATCGTTTGTTAGGAATGCACTCGGTACTGAACGCGCGGTTTCTAGAGAATCAGTAATTAGGCCCCGCGTGTCGCTGCACCGGATGGCCGTTGTGTTCTATTATTCATGCGAATGTCACACGCACGGTGGGATAAGTGAAGCGTGGTGACAATGACAAATGTTGTTGCTAATTGATTAACTTGCGATGGCGTGAAAATCTTCGTGACCCACGTGCTTTGTTAAGCTGATATCAATTAAATCGTATTAATAGAGGAGCTAATATTGGGGCTCTTAGGAGAATGCGGTTGTCAATATTTGAATTTTCATATGAATAATATGAattatgtatgtgtatgtatgaccttctagattccactgtctggcagtgatagggtgaaaaaaagacaatgctgttgattcttgtttctgcgtctgtcttgttttcggaacctagaaggtgttagctctaccgaccttccaaagaccctttgcagaatgactgagtacttgcagcgcattccggagtcaatttccattcggtaagccccgcctcaaaataatattagaatctattagattttattattattctcagactttcaattcatttgacatatgaatatcaaaaaaattgacccgtatttaatatatatagggtaactgacggcttcgtcaggtgatatgcgttgtgggcaggattcagtttgccaagcCTCAGAAGTTgcctcagaaactcaatttgtgttaacttaccttgaacgttgaagtttttttgttcgcatgaatgaaaccactccattaaaaactcaaacatatttattgttttttttttgacaaaatttaaacTGCCACTTTCACACATCTAGATATTTTTCCCGGCCGAAGAAAATTTTCATATGAATAATATGAATTGAACTAAAAAGATCTAAATTTGTGTAAGAAAACAAGCTTTTAAATTTCGACGTTTTTGCAGTaagattttaatattttcatgaCAATTTTCCGGAATCAAacttgaaatattttcaattttttgtttctcaacTTCTTACGGCGTTTCGacgatttttccgattttttgcaaattatttcttttttatattcatttttttaccaGCTTTTGACTTTTTGCCGGTTGAGAATTGTACGAATTACGTTGAACTACGATGAGTCTATTGTTTGTTGTTTCTGACGAGGCTAATGAAGATTGTAAAAATTGTGTGAGGGTCCATAAGCTCCTATCCGCAACGTTGAGTGAGAGCAAAGAGTCGTTGCAACTCTCCTAGAATTATTTAGACTCAAGTAGTTTGCAATCTTAGGCGATTTACAACTGCATAAATTAGGATTATTGCTAGAGTCTTGGAAACTGGCAGTTCATTTATAACCATTACAAGTGGCAACGGACTCATGTGGCTTCCCTGTGGAATACTTTTTATGAATTGGGGTAATATAAGATTATTTCCATAGAGGCGGAAACTGCCCTGATGATAACGGAATGTTGAAAAGAATAGAAAGAGGTTCTTCGAATTCCATCACCAACTCTGCTGGCAGTCTGTCCGGTTCAGTTAACTTACCAGGGTTCAGCTCAGAGAGCGACTGTCTCACTTCTTCTCAATGTAACTCCACCAGATCGTTGGTCGGGTCGCCTGGATTATTCATTTGATTAATATTGCTGAAAACTGCTGAACATTTGAGGCCAGAATTCCAAGCATCGACAGAGTTGAGAACATCaatgccgtacactgctgatgAGTATCAACTTCACGCTCAAAATCGACTTGAGAAATGAAGACATCTCACAATAAATCCACTATTTATCAGATAATCGATCGCTTTTTTACGCAGGAGGGCCTATGACCAACAATAAAAAACCAGGCCGAAGTAGCGAAATAAGCGTCGCTatgtaaacaaaattaaaagCTACTGCCAAGAATAAAATTCGCCGACCCCAGCAAGCTGGCCAAGAAGTTCGACTCGTCGCTGGGCACGGGGCGTTTGAAAGCCTGAAGGCAGAGGGCGTGAGATATTCCTGAAGGCATAGGACATCGGAAATCCAGACCAAAGCATACGGAGTAGCAGCTGGAGGAAACCCCAGGGAAAGGTCGATAGTCCCGCCATACGTGAAAAAGACAATAAGTAAGAAAATACGTATGAAAGACAATCCCACAAACCTACCTCAGGAGTGGCCAAATGAGCCAAAAAAGTGAACCATAATGGCGAGAGTTCCGGAAATCTCGGGAAAGGTTGATTATGATGGCCTACTATCTGTCCAACTGTTTCACACCTTAAGAGTATATTGTGtgatctttaaattttttttttttgccaaacgTAGAAGTTTGGAGCAGGTTGTGATCCTCACAAACGAGCACCGTTCATCCGGACGAATTTGAATACATCTAAAAATTTCTGTGGCAGTACACCAGGACGTTCTTCGCGACTTTTTCACGTAATTTTCGGAATTGAGGCTCGTGAAAAGCGCCTTTCATCTTCCTGAATGTGGTCAATATGGGAGCCTTGGGCGACGAATATAGGCATGCTATTATTAAAGCAGGTACCAGAGTaccagagtttttttttatttggataaAAAATGTATGCAATATGATATACAGTAAGGTCAAGATATCGACTCCATTTCAATTACGTTTTCCGTTGTAGACCGCTTGTCGTTtcgtaaatactcaaaattcaaaatattgcatTTCGGTCTCTAAATTGACCACTGGCCTTTaggagcacttttcgacgattctgagcttaatttggaatcattttcttttttggccttttctggcctttagaagcactttgcGGACTAGATGTTGTATGATCAAATGACCAACGCTTACTAAAAGTCTTGAATTCAACAGATGAGTACTGAGGTCCATTATCACTGTATTAAATCCTCGGGACTCCAAACAGCGTGAACCACCTGTTCAGTTCTTGAATAACGTGTCTAACATTTCAAGTCTGAGAGATTCAGGAACCAATATTTGGTGTGAACGAAAAACTGAACCCTTGTACACAGTTAGCTCATCACGAAAATTCCAATATTTCCTAACCACATCAGGAACTTCATGTCTGTTCTGAGGCCATCCTGTCATAATGGCGAAAATCAGTTGGCTCGTTCCTGGATCTTGGTAGCTTTCCTCTGTTTGCTCCAACCTAGACATTTGTAAAATGAGATGAACTTCTAGCCCATCCTTCTCGTCGTGTTTAAATTTATTATCAACATCTACCTAACATCAACCATCTACCTAGAACCTCCGGAATAGGAATATCTGAGCCGTTATAGTCGGTTAGTATTGTGAAACatccaacaatttttttttaatcgtgGTGGCGTCCTAtccaaagattttttccaattggACTCTAAAGCCGATCGGTAATTTTTGGGGGTAATTTTTTTGAGCAGGACTGAGGAACTTTGAAGCATAAGCTATAGGTTTTTCATAAAATGCCAGCACAGGGGGTTATTGCATAGaggttttgaatttttggaaGGACTATTCCTGTTTGAAATTCCCTTAAAGGTCCCGTAGTCGACGAaagattgtttataaatttcttcaTATAGTTTACCATTCCCGGAACGagttgaatttggattttattttgtcgGCATTTAATTCGTTCAATTGCCATTAGCTTCTCTGGATCAGCCTTGAGCTCTTCGTGACAAACTATTGGACTCAAAAACTTCACTAAAGACTGGGTAAAAGGACATTTTTCCTGACTCACCGATTTTATCTTTTGAAGCACTACTTTGGCGATTCCATTCAGTCGTTCAACTGAAGAAGGGCgaattaaaatttcatacatTGAACTTTCTACTCCTTCAATACTCCTTTGAAATATTTCTAGCCCAAATGGTAAACGATTGCAGGTGTAACGCACCCAAGGTGTACCAAATGCCAAACACGCTTTTGTTTGTTCGATGACCGGTATCTGCCAAAGCCCTTCTTCATATCAAACACTGTAAACCACTTCGAATGACATATTTGACTCGAAATTTCTTCGATAGTAGAGAGAGTGTGCAAACGGCAAAGAAGATTTCTGATAATCTGCGAAGGATCAATGCATATACGTAGGTTACCTCTCTGGCGAACAATTACCAGTGCATTCAAAACCAATGAAGGTTCGTTGGTCCTCTCAATAACGCCTAGACATAACATCCAGTTCTGCCTTAACCTGGTTGCGCAACGTTTACGTTTTACGGCTAAATATCGGCGGTACATCCCCATCGCCCCTGTCAAAAACAGGCCTTGGAACGATCATTCATGACCAGTGGCAGAACCGTTTCTCTTTTCACGTTCAACTTGAAGCTACTGTACGATACTAAGCGTTCCGTTGTTGAGTCCATTAACTTTTCCCCAAGTGTGCGGAAAATGCTGGTACACGCCGCACCAGTGTCCAGctttagggtttttttttctatacagGATTTCTCCAGCATAACATGAGACTGCTTTACTGATTGCTCATAAATTTTGCATGTACTGATCGTTTTTGGTACATCCAAATCATCATTGAGTAGCTACGGTACCAGTTATGTGTGAACGTACTGTTCGGTATTATGCGGTCCTTCACCATTGAATCGTTCAGGAATCTAAAAGCATATTTCTTCGCCTGTTCACGCAGAAATTGCCTATTTTTCATGAGTTTTGCTTTTCACGTACTGACGAAGCTACCCattcagcatcaatcatagtaactcatgagtcagcagaaaaaaaatgacagctctatcaCTCGAACTCCAACCGTGTATAATGAAGCTACTCCGGTACGCGTCGAAAACACCAGGTATGCCTGTTTCGGcaactacaacatcttggcactattggacaacaatcagagcatcgagagaaagcccggttccgaacgaccgacgaccctgagcgacaaaaaAAGCTCCataaggatgctgaagaggaagaccgagggaagaGTGACTACATCGCTGCAAGCGCTTGGccaggaggtcggtgcaaccggctaaacagtgaaaaagtacctagcGAACatagacatacatgtcaggaagcggcaatCCCGCCCACTGGTCTctaagctgcaggcaatgacacaTCGGCAGCGGCTGAGTAAGATGGCCAAGTTGGTTTTCCCAGCGAACCGCGACGTGGAGGTGGTGGCAATGGCTGGCAGGAAAATTTGTAGTTTTCTTCTCACACGTAGGAAGTgggctccgaggtgaagttcatttaacaagttccccaagaaggtgctgctgtggctgtcAATCATCgaaaggggatgtcaaagtcgCTCTTTTTTCGCTTCGAACTGGTCGGATCTGGCGTcgacccactactcgaagcgatcattggaggagatggagtggCTGAATATCGCGATGTG
It includes:
- the LOC129718272 gene encoding uncharacterized protein LOC129718272 encodes the protein MKLFRLLVITLQICFGYSLQPITTERPTELALCLATLINSTSANFHHQINLFADSKDFPPLAELFANQSQSLRTWNLIHYGQSRDFNHRQLVVWFVDREEEFLLGADAIERKNIDFRGYFVVVLQRGNSLDGRMILERFWAMRVTRVVLLSEAQADVVVMGYQPFRPGCCQCVEPVVVDRCRDGIYELGKFDYLFNNEVRSCYGCSVRVVTFTRKPMIIVENGSVGGTEGQLLQLVAHRMEFGIEVRSPVDGVAWGVIKPNGSADGAIRMLLQGAAELTIGGYVPYPELGKFASASSPYWQTQFVFVVPEELAAVSSLEQLVKPFQWLVWILVVVSLVVVYGVIFGLNHSPVGRFDRYPLLALFRVIIGDSLPRIPRGNFFRFLLFLWLYYGLIIRESYKCFMIGYLTEREPLTDISSLEALVHGGYQLGVTQNLKRLLFEGSFHYHDKLLFYSDDEYREGFERVIKSQKRIAMITLPEVIVDFNRQNPFRLNFRICDENVLSFHYSVYFQRSSPLVPRFSVWIGRIVQAGITEKWRRENLNKRYLTTSLNDQRMTVLTNGHLFSGYVFYAMGLLLATVVFVLEILTKRNRRLEAFFR
- the LOC129731539 gene encoding death-associated protein kinase related, which produces MLLPEGFRHVGDGRLDVDDARLQQLRVQQDLAEIYDIEESWFAKGKYGIVRRAVDKKTGINYAAKFLRRRRRGQCCAKEINHEIAVLMLCANSQHIVRLHAVHETRSETALILELATGGELQTLIDSKGQLSEAKTRTCMREILRALNHLHKQSIAHLDLKPQNILLSGEDVEAGLKLCDFGIARIVEDTGKIYEILGTPDYVAPEVLHYEPLSLRTDIWSIGVLAYVLLTGCSPFGGDNKQETFLNITKCLLTFPEDLFEEVSQDAIDFIKCALRIKPKERPSVQECLEHRWLKEDSICETSEKLATSVIMQLQSDVSESISCASIVSIVEEAILPEEQQLVEVVFINGHSHSNGSDVPEEPEQQPSADEEDDEAETNKENVLVQSTVQSQTAVVEIVSVSLFPDAPTTPKVSRKAPPSEQQQNGQLIHHNGHHHHHHHLQQHNIHHHANSNNNNNNNVVNGKQTTNGHTTPNTTQTSTTTASSPSVKAYVQKFQQQQQQESTTAVMLPMENGFCAAAAATLCCLKCSEETSTGAAAAGLAVAVATVATRKTLQCGDKGIIC